The following proteins are co-located in the Citrobacter freundii ATCC 8090 = MTCC 1658 = NBRC 12681 genome:
- a CDS encoding sugar ABC transporter ATP-binding protein: protein MSETFLQMSHITKRFPGVLALSNVDFALRKGEVHALLGENGAGKSTLMKILSGVYQPDEGDIIFEGQSVSFANPLSAQSAGITIIHQEFNLFPELTVEENIFIGREFCKNNRWRLDEKQQRQAAIDILQKLNLNISPETLVADLTVAQQQMVEIAKAISVNAKILIMDEPTAALTETEIDSLFQVTRLLKEQGTGIVYISHRLEELALIADRATVMRDGQFIATVDYDAVKISDLIAMMVGRDLGNIYPRRGPLAQRKPVLEVSGLTRNGVLNNIDFTLYQGEILGFAGLMGAGRTELARAIFGADPIDGGTLKLNGKVTVIKDIPDAIQQGISYLTEDRKKEGLALGLSVERNIMLGNYPEYSDRYGNVDSKRCQKTSEEQVKALRIKTPHLEQAALNLSGGNQQKIIIARWVCKDTDILIFDEPTRGIDVGAKLEIYELMNRLVAKGKSIIMISSELPEVLGMCDRILVMRNGRITGELASDDATQEKIMQYATLED, encoded by the coding sequence ATGTCTGAAACATTTTTACAGATGAGTCATATTACGAAACGTTTTCCCGGCGTATTAGCGTTGAGTAATGTGGATTTTGCTTTACGCAAAGGCGAGGTTCATGCGCTGCTGGGTGAGAATGGCGCAGGAAAGTCTACGTTGATGAAGATTTTATCCGGTGTTTATCAGCCTGATGAAGGAGATATTATTTTTGAAGGGCAATCTGTTTCTTTTGCGAACCCGTTGAGCGCACAAAGCGCAGGTATCACGATTATTCACCAGGAATTTAATCTTTTCCCTGAACTCACGGTAGAAGAAAATATTTTTATTGGCAGGGAGTTTTGCAAAAATAACCGCTGGCGTCTGGATGAAAAACAACAGCGACAGGCTGCTATCGATATTTTGCAAAAATTAAACCTGAATATCTCCCCAGAAACGCTGGTGGCCGATCTGACCGTCGCGCAACAACAAATGGTTGAGATTGCTAAAGCGATATCGGTGAATGCTAAGATCCTTATTATGGATGAACCGACGGCGGCACTGACGGAAACGGAAATCGACAGCTTATTTCAGGTGACCCGTTTGCTGAAAGAACAGGGAACGGGCATTGTTTATATCTCGCACAGACTGGAAGAACTGGCGCTGATAGCCGATCGCGCTACGGTGATGCGTGATGGTCAGTTTATTGCCACTGTAGATTATGATGCGGTTAAAATTAGCGACCTGATTGCCATGATGGTTGGGCGGGACCTCGGCAATATCTATCCTCGCCGTGGACCTTTGGCTCAACGTAAGCCGGTGTTGGAAGTCAGCGGTCTGACTCGCAATGGTGTACTGAACAACATTGATTTCACCCTGTATCAGGGCGAAATATTGGGCTTTGCCGGTCTGATGGGCGCAGGGCGTACCGAGCTGGCGCGGGCGATTTTTGGCGCGGATCCCATTGATGGCGGTACCCTCAAGCTAAACGGAAAAGTGACGGTAATTAAAGATATTCCTGATGCTATCCAACAGGGTATCAGCTATTTAACCGAGGACAGAAAAAAAGAGGGGCTGGCATTAGGACTGTCCGTTGAGCGTAATATTATGTTGGGCAATTATCCTGAATATTCTGACCGCTATGGCAATGTGGACAGCAAACGTTGTCAGAAAACCAGCGAGGAACAGGTTAAAGCTCTACGGATTAAAACACCACATTTAGAGCAGGCTGCACTGAATTTAAGTGGCGGTAATCAGCAGAAAATTATTATTGCCAGATGGGTATGTAAAGATACCGATATTCTCATCTTTGACGAACCCACTCGCGGTATTGATGTGGGGGCCAAACTTGAAATTTATGAATTAATGAATCGACTGGTGGCAAAAGGGAAGTCAATTATCATGATTTCCTCTGAATTACCGGAAGTGCTGGGTATGTGCGATCGCATTTTGGTTATGCGTAATGGA
- the fucK gene encoding L-fuculokinase, translated as MKQEVILVLDCGATNVRAIAVDRQGKIIARASTPNASDIAAENGIWHQWSLEAILQRFAGCCQRLSTQLANCRICGIAVTTFGVDGALVDQHGRQLYPVISWKCPRTAAVMENIHRYMSPQQLQEISGVGAFSFNTLYKLVWLKENHPQLLEQAHAWLFISSLINHRLTGEFTTDITMAGTSQMLNIQQRDFSDDILQATGIPRRLFPRLVEAGEQIGVLQNEAASLLGLPVGIPVISAGHDTQFALFGAGAQPDEPVLSSGTWEILMVRSAQVDTSLLSHYAGSTCELDSQVGLYNPGMQWLASGVLEWVRKLFWTAESPWQTLIDEARSIPAGAEGVKMHCDLLTSQNAGWQGVTLNTTRGHFYRAALEGLTEQLQRNLHTLEKIGHFQATELLLVGGGSRNALWNQIKANVLGIPVKVLDDAETTVAGAAMFAWSGIREFPSPEQARAQVRYQYRYFYPQTESELTGVE; from the coding sequence ATGAAACAAGAGGTTATCCTGGTCCTCGACTGTGGCGCGACCAACGTGCGGGCCATAGCCGTTGACCGTCAGGGAAAAATTATCGCCCGCGCCTCTACGCCCAACGCCAGTGATATTGCCGCGGAGAACGGTATCTGGCATCAGTGGTCGCTGGAAGCCATTTTGCAACGCTTCGCCGGCTGCTGTCAGCGGCTCTCCACGCAACTGGCCAATTGCCGTATCTGCGGGATCGCCGTCACCACCTTCGGCGTAGACGGTGCGCTGGTCGATCAACACGGCAGGCAGTTATATCCGGTAATCAGTTGGAAGTGCCCACGCACCGCAGCAGTAATGGAAAATATCCATCGCTACATGTCACCGCAGCAGTTGCAGGAAATCTCCGGCGTCGGCGCGTTTAGCTTTAACACGCTGTATAAACTGGTGTGGCTGAAAGAAAACCATCCACAATTACTGGAACAGGCGCACGCCTGGCTGTTTATCTCATCGCTTATCAACCACCGTTTAACCGGCGAGTTCACCACAGATATCACCATGGCGGGCACCAGCCAGATGCTGAACATCCAGCAGCGCGATTTCAGTGATGACATTTTGCAGGCGACCGGCATACCGCGCCGACTGTTTCCACGGCTGGTGGAAGCGGGCGAACAGATTGGGGTACTGCAAAACGAGGCCGCCAGCCTGCTCGGGCTACCAGTGGGTATTCCTGTGATATCTGCCGGGCACGACACGCAGTTTGCGCTCTTTGGCGCAGGAGCTCAGCCAGACGAACCGGTGCTCTCTTCCGGTACATGGGAAATTCTGATGGTACGCAGCGCACAGGTGGACACCTCTCTGCTCAGCCATTATGCGGGTTCCACCTGTGAATTAGACAGTCAGGTCGGGCTGTATAATCCCGGCATGCAGTGGCTGGCTTCCGGCGTGCTTGAATGGGTGCGTAAGCTGTTTTGGACTGCCGAATCGCCCTGGCAAACGCTGATTGACGAAGCCCGGTCCATTCCTGCTGGCGCAGAAGGCGTCAAGATGCACTGCGACCTGCTGACCTCTCAGAATGCGGGTTGGCAAGGGGTTACGCTCAATACCACCCGCGGGCATTTTTATCGCGCCGCACTGGAAGGGCTGACAGAACAGTTGCAGCGGAATTTACACACGCTGGAAAAAATCGGTCATTTCCAGGCCACTGAATTGTTATTGGTTGGCGGGGGAAGCCGTAACGCATTGTGGAACCAGATTAAAGCTAATGTGCTTGGGATCCCTGTCAAAGTGCTGGATGACGCCGAAACCACCGTCGCAGGCGCCGCGATGTTTGCCTGGTCAGGCATTAGGGAATTTCCCTCACCGGAACAGGCCCGTGCACAGGTGCGCTACCAGTACCGTTACTTCTATCCGCAAACCGAATCCGAACTGACAGGAGTCGAGTAA
- the fucU gene encoding L-fucose mutarotase, giving the protein MLKTISPLISPDLLKVLAEMGHGDEIIFSDAHFPAHSMGPQVIRADGLLVSDLLQAIIPLFELDSYAPPLVMMAAVEGDALDPDVEARYRQALSLQAPCPDITRIDRYAFYERAQKAFAIVITGERAKYGNILLKKGVTP; this is encoded by the coding sequence ATGCTCAAAACAATATCCCCCTTAATTTCCCCCGACCTGCTGAAGGTGCTGGCTGAAATGGGTCACGGCGATGAGATTATCTTTTCCGATGCTCATTTTCCGGCTCATAGCATGGGACCGCAGGTGATTCGCGCCGACGGCCTGCTGGTCAGCGACCTGCTGCAGGCGATTATTCCGCTTTTTGAACTGGACAGCTACGCCCCACCGCTGGTGATGATGGCCGCTGTAGAAGGCGACGCTCTCGATCCTGACGTCGAGGCTCGCTATCGACAGGCGCTTTCATTGCAGGCCCCCTGTCCAGACATCACGCGTATTGACCGTTATGCCTTTTACGAACGAGCGCAAAAGGCGTTTGCAATCGTTATCACAGGAGAGCGGGCAAAGTACGGGAATATTCTTTTAAAAAAAGGGGTAACGCCGTAA
- the fucI gene encoding L-fucose isomerase yields the protein MKKNSLPKIGIRPVIDGRRMGVRESLEEQTMNMAKATAALIAEKLRHACGAQIECVIADTCIAGMAESAACEEKFSSLNVGVTITVTPCWCYGSETIDMDPMRPKAIWGFNGTERPGAVYLAAALAAHNQKGLPAFSIYGHDVQDAGDTTIPADVEEKLLRFARAGLAVAGMKGKTYLSVGGVSMGIAGSIVDHNFFESWLGMKVQPVDMTELRRRIDQKIYDEAELEMALAWADKNFRYGEDQNAQQYKRNAEQSRTVLKESLLMAMCIRDMMQGNQKLADKGRVEESLGYNAIAAGFQGQRHWTDQYPNGDTAEALLNSSFDWNGIREPFVVATENDSLNGVAMLFGHQLTGTAQVFADVRTYWSPEAVERVTGKPLTGLAEHGIIHLINSGSAALDGSCKQRDDAGKPTMKPHWEISQKEVDDCLAATEWCPAIHEYFRGGGYSSRFLTEGGVPFTMTRINIIKGLGPVLQIAEGWSVELPEDMHDQLDARTNSTWPTTWFAPRLTGKGPFSDVYSVMANWGANHGVLTIGHVGADFITLAAMLRIPVCMHNVEDEKIYRPSAWAAHGMDTEGQDYRACQNYGPLYKR from the coding sequence ATGAAAAAAAATAGCTTACCGAAAATTGGCATTCGTCCGGTGATTGATGGGCGCCGTATGGGTGTTCGTGAATCGCTCGAAGAGCAAACCATGAATATGGCTAAAGCCACCGCTGCGCTGATCGCTGAGAAACTTCGTCACGCCTGCGGCGCGCAAATTGAATGTGTCATTGCCGACACCTGTATCGCCGGGATGGCGGAATCTGCCGCCTGCGAAGAAAAATTCAGCAGCCTGAATGTGGGCGTGACCATCACAGTGACCCCATGCTGGTGCTACGGTAGCGAAACCATCGACATGGATCCAATGCGGCCGAAAGCTATCTGGGGTTTCAACGGTACAGAACGTCCGGGGGCCGTTTATCTGGCCGCCGCGCTGGCTGCGCATAATCAAAAAGGACTTCCTGCCTTCTCTATTTACGGCCATGACGTACAGGACGCCGGCGACACCACGATCCCTGCCGATGTGGAAGAAAAATTGCTGCGCTTTGCCCGCGCGGGCTTAGCCGTCGCCGGTATGAAAGGCAAAACCTACCTGTCCGTAGGCGGCGTTTCAATGGGTATTGCCGGCTCTATTGTCGATCATAACTTCTTTGAATCCTGGCTGGGAATGAAAGTTCAACCCGTTGATATGACCGAACTGCGTCGTCGCATCGACCAAAAAATCTATGACGAAGCTGAGCTGGAAATGGCGCTGGCATGGGCGGACAAAAACTTCCGCTACGGCGAGGATCAGAACGCGCAGCAATATAAGCGCAATGCAGAACAGAGCCGTACGGTGCTGAAAGAGAGTCTGCTAATGGCCATGTGCATTCGCGACATGATGCAGGGTAACCAGAAGCTGGCCGACAAAGGTCGGGTTGAAGAGTCGCTGGGATACAACGCGATTGCCGCAGGCTTCCAGGGCCAGCGTCACTGGACCGATCAATATCCGAATGGTGATACCGCCGAAGCGCTGCTCAACAGCTCCTTTGACTGGAATGGCATACGCGAACCGTTCGTTGTCGCCACCGAAAACGACAGCCTGAACGGCGTGGCGATGCTGTTCGGCCATCAACTCACCGGCACGGCGCAGGTCTTTGCCGATGTGCGCACCTACTGGTCGCCAGAAGCGGTGGAGCGTGTCACGGGTAAACCGCTGACCGGCCTTGCTGAGCACGGCATTATTCACCTGATTAACTCCGGCTCGGCAGCACTGGACGGCTCCTGCAAACAGCGCGACGACGCAGGGAAACCGACCATGAAACCGCACTGGGAAATCTCGCAAAAAGAGGTCGATGATTGCCTGGCGGCAACCGAATGGTGTCCGGCTATTCACGAATACTTCCGCGGCGGCGGCTACTCCTCTCGCTTCCTGACCGAGGGCGGCGTGCCGTTCACCATGACTCGCATCAACATCATCAAGGGCCTGGGGCCGGTACTGCAAATCGCAGAAGGCTGGAGCGTGGAATTACCGGAAGATATGCATGACCAGCTCGATGCGCGCACCAACTCTACCTGGCCGACCACCTGGTTTGCCCCGCGCTTAACCGGTAAAGGCCCGTTCAGCGATGTCTATTCGGTTATGGCTAACTGGGGCGCAAACCACGGAGTGCTGACAATTGGTCACGTGGGCGCAGACTTTATCACTCTGGCCGCCATGCTGCGTATCCCGGTTTGCATGCACAACGTGGAAGACGAGAAAATTTACCGTCCTTCAGCCTGGGCAGCCCACGGAATGGATACGGAAGGCCAGGATTATCGCGCCTGCCAGAACTACGGTCCGCTGTATAAGCGTTAA
- the rlmM gene encoding 23S rRNA (cytidine(2498)-2'-O)-methyltransferase RlmM, with product MNKVVLLCRPGFEKECAAEITDKAGRREIFGFARVKDNAGYVIFECYQQDDAEKLVKELPFSSLIFARQMFVVGELLQYLPPEDRITPIVGMLQGVVEKGGDLRVEVADTNESKELVKFCRKFTVPLRAALREAGVLAKYETPKRPVVHVFFIAPGCCYTGYSWPDNNSPFYMGIPRLKFPADAPSRSTLKLEEALHVFIPADEWDERLANGMYAVDLGACPGGWTYQLVKRNMWVYSVDNGPMAQSLMDTGQVTWLREDGFKYRPNRNNISWMVCDMVEKPAKVAALMAQWLVNGWCRETIFNLKLPMKKRYEEVSQNLAYIQAQLDEHGVNAQIQARQLYHDREEVTVHVRRLWAAVGGRRDER from the coding sequence ATGAATAAGGTTGTGTTGTTGTGTCGCCCGGGTTTTGAAAAAGAGTGCGCCGCAGAAATTACGGATAAAGCAGGGCGCCGGGAAATCTTCGGTTTTGCCCGCGTGAAAGACAATGCGGGTTACGTCATCTTCGAATGCTATCAGCAGGATGATGCCGAAAAGCTAGTGAAAGAGCTGCCGTTTAGCTCACTGATTTTTGCCCGTCAAATGTTTGTGGTGGGCGAACTGCTGCAATATTTACCGCCGGAAGACCGCATTACGCCGATCGTTGGCATGCTGCAGGGCGTGGTGGAAAAGGGTGGCGATCTGCGTGTCGAAGTCGCCGACACCAATGAAAGCAAAGAGCTGGTTAAGTTCTGCCGTAAATTTACCGTACCGCTGCGCGCGGCGCTGCGTGAAGCGGGCGTACTGGCAAAATATGAAACGCCGAAACGTCCGGTGGTTCATGTTTTCTTTATCGCCCCTGGCTGTTGTTATACCGGTTATTCCTGGCCTGACAATAACTCACCGTTCTACATGGGTATTCCGCGACTCAAATTCCCGGCCGATGCGCCGAGCCGCTCAACGCTGAAGCTGGAAGAAGCGCTGCACGTGTTTATCCCTGCCGATGAATGGGATGAGCGTCTGGCGAACGGAATGTATGCGGTGGATTTAGGGGCCTGCCCGGGCGGATGGACCTATCAGCTGGTTAAACGCAACATGTGGGTTTACTCGGTGGATAACGGTCCAATGGCGCAAAGCCTGATGGATACCGGACAGGTTACCTGGCTGCGTGAAGACGGATTTAAATACCGTCCGAATCGCAACAATATTTCGTGGATGGTCTGCGATATGGTGGAGAAGCCGGCGAAGGTTGCCGCGCTGATGGCACAATGGCTGGTCAACGGCTGGTGTCGTGAGACAATATTCAACCTCAAGCTGCCGATGAAAAAACGCTACGAAGAGGTATCACAGAACCTGGCTTATATTCAGGCCCAGCTTGATGAACATGGCGTAAATGCCCAAATTCAGGCGCGTCAGTTGTATCATGACCGTGAAGAAGTAACCGTTCACGTACGTCGTCTGTGGGCGGCCGTTGGCGGTCGTCGCGACGAGCGATAA
- a CDS encoding YgdI/YgdR family lipoprotein, with the protein MKKTAAIISACMLTFALSACSGSNYVMHTNDGRSIVADGKPQTDNETGMISYKDANGNKQQINRTDVKEMVELDN; encoded by the coding sequence ATGAAAAAGACTGCCGCAATTATCTCTGCCTGTATGCTGACTTTTGCCCTGAGCGCCTGTTCCGGTTCGAATTACGTGATGCATACCAACGATGGTCGATCAATCGTAGCTGACGGTAAGCCACAGACCGATAATGAAACGGGGATGATTTCGTATAAAGACGCTAACGGCAACAAACAGCAGATTAACCGCACTGACGTGAAAGAGATGGTAGAACTGGATAACTAA
- the csdA gene encoding cysteine desulfurase CsdA, with amino-acid sequence MNAFNPAQFRAQFPALNDAGVYLDSAATALKPQAVIEATHQFYSLSAGNVHRSQFAEAQRLTARYEAAREKVASLINAPDEKTIVWTRGTTEAINMVAQSYARPRLQPGDEIIVSAAEHHANLVPWLMVAEQTGAKVVKLPLTPDLLPDVERLTQLITPRSRILALGQMSNVTGGCPDLARAITLAHAAGMVVMVDGAQGIVHFPADVQQLDIDFYAFSGHKLYGPTGIGVLYGKPGLLEAMSPWLGGGKMISEVSFDGFTTQAAPWKLEAGTPNVAGVIGLSAALEWLADVDVAQAENWSRGLATLAEDALAKRPGFRSFRCQDSSLLAFDFSGVHHSDMVTLLAEYGIALRAGQHCAQPLLAELGVSGTLRASFAPYNTQSDVDALVAAVDRALEILVD; translated from the coding sequence ATGAACGCTTTTAACCCCGCGCAGTTTCGCGCACAATTTCCCGCACTCAACGATGCTGGCGTCTATCTCGACAGCGCTGCTACGGCGCTGAAGCCACAGGCGGTGATTGAGGCTACCCACCAGTTTTATAGCCTGAGCGCCGGAAACGTCCATCGCAGCCAGTTTGCTGAAGCCCAGCGCCTGACCGCACGCTATGAAGCCGCGCGGGAAAAAGTCGCAAGCCTGATTAATGCGCCGGATGAAAAAACCATCGTCTGGACCCGCGGCACAACGGAAGCGATCAACATGGTTGCTCAAAGCTATGCGCGTCCACGCCTTCAGCCGGGTGATGAGATTATCGTTAGCGCAGCGGAACATCACGCCAACCTCGTGCCCTGGCTGATGGTCGCGGAGCAAACGGGGGCTAAGGTCGTCAAACTCCCACTCACCCCCGATTTATTGCCAGACGTTGAGCGCCTCACGCAACTCATTACCCCGCGCAGCCGCATTCTGGCACTCGGGCAAATGTCGAACGTCACCGGTGGCTGCCCGGATCTGGCCCGCGCCATCACGCTCGCCCATGCGGCTGGCATGGTGGTGATGGTTGATGGTGCCCAGGGGATTGTCCATTTTCCTGCCGACGTACAACAGTTAGATATTGATTTCTATGCGTTCTCGGGCCACAAGCTGTATGGTCCAACCGGCATTGGCGTGCTGTACGGTAAGCCTGGATTACTGGAAGCTATGTCACCGTGGCTCGGCGGCGGAAAGATGATTAGCGAAGTCAGCTTCGACGGTTTCACCACCCAGGCAGCCCCATGGAAGCTGGAGGCCGGTACGCCTAACGTTGCTGGCGTTATCGGGCTAAGCGCAGCGCTCGAATGGCTGGCGGACGTCGACGTTGCACAGGCCGAAAACTGGAGCCGGGGTCTGGCGACGCTGGCAGAAGATGCGCTGGCGAAACGCCCCGGCTTTCGGTCCTTCCGCTGCCAGGATTCCAGTCTGTTAGCCTTTGATTTCTCGGGTGTTCATCACAGCGATATGGTTACGCTATTGGCCGAATATGGCATTGCGCTGCGCGCGGGGCAACACTGCGCGCAACCGTTACTGGCAGAACTGGGCGTATCCGGGACACTACGCGCCTCATTTGCCCCTTATAATACACAAAGCGATGTGGATGCGTTGGTCGCAGCCGTCGACCGCGCGCTGGAAATATTGGTGGATTAA
- the gcvA gene encoding glycine cleavage system transcriptional regulator GcvA: MSKRLPPLNALRVFDAAARHLSFTRAAEELFVTQAAVSHQIKSLEDFLGLKLFRRRNRSLLLTEEGQSYFLDIKEIFSQLTDATRKLQARSAKGALTVSLLPSFAIQWLVPRLSSFNSAYPGIDVRIQAVDRQEDKLADDVDVAIFYGRGNWPGLRVEKLYAEYLLPVCSPLLLTGDKPLKTPDDLAKHTLLHDASRRDWQAYTRQLGLNHINVQQGPIFSHSAMVLQAAIHGQGIALANNVMAQSEIEAGRLVCPFNDVLVSKNAFYLVCHDSQAELGKIAAFRQWILAKAATEQEKFRFRYEQ; encoded by the coding sequence ATGTCAAAACGATTACCACCCTTAAATGCGTTGCGTGTTTTTGATGCTGCAGCGCGTCATTTGAGCTTTACTCGCGCAGCAGAAGAGCTTTTTGTGACGCAGGCCGCAGTAAGTCATCAAATCAAGTCTCTTGAGGATTTCCTGGGGCTGAAGCTGTTTCGTCGACGCAATCGATCTTTGCTGTTAACGGAAGAAGGCCAAAGCTACTTCCTCGACATCAAAGAGATTTTTTCGCAATTAACCGACGCGACGCGTAAACTTCAGGCACGTAGTGCAAAAGGTGCACTTACCGTCAGTTTATTGCCCAGTTTTGCGATCCAATGGCTGGTGCCCAGACTCTCTAGCTTTAACTCAGCTTATCCGGGAATCGATGTCAGGATCCAGGCGGTGGACCGTCAGGAAGACAAACTGGCGGACGATGTAGATGTGGCGATTTTCTACGGACGCGGCAACTGGCCGGGTCTGCGCGTTGAAAAATTGTACGCAGAATATTTATTGCCGGTCTGCTCGCCGCTATTACTCACCGGTGATAAACCGTTGAAGACGCCCGACGATCTGGCTAAACACACATTATTGCACGATGCGTCGCGCCGTGACTGGCAAGCCTATACGCGCCAGCTTGGCCTGAATCATATCAACGTACAGCAGGGACCTATCTTCAGCCATAGCGCCATGGTGCTACAGGCTGCTATCCATGGACAGGGGATTGCGCTGGCTAATAACGTCATGGCGCAGTCCGAAATAGAAGCCGGACGTCTGGTCTGTCCGTTTAACGATGTTCTGGTCAGCAAAAACGCATTTTATCTGGTTTGTCATGACAGTCAGGCAGAACTGGGTAAAATAGCCGCCTTCCGTCAGTGGATTTTGGCTAAAGCGGCCACGGAACAAGAAAAATTCCGCTTTCGTTATGAACAATAA
- the csdE gene encoding cysteine desulfurase sulfur acceptor subunit CsdE: MTSPLFAGHPFGTTVTEETLRNTFIPLTQWEDKYRQLILLGKQLPALPDALKAQAKEIAGCENRVWLGHTLHENGTLHFFGDSEGRIVRGLLAVLLTAVEGKTAAELLAHSPMELFDELGLRAQLSASRSQGLHALNEAIIEAAQKAG; encoded by the coding sequence ATGACAAGCCCTCTGTTCGCCGGACACCCGTTTGGCACAACCGTAACCGAAGAGACGTTACGCAATACCTTTATCCCGCTCACTCAGTGGGAAGATAAATATCGTCAGCTGATACTGCTGGGTAAGCAGTTGCCGGCACTTCCGGATGCGCTAAAAGCACAGGCCAAAGAAATCGCGGGCTGTGAAAACCGCGTCTGGCTGGGGCATACTCTTCATGAGAATGGCACTCTGCATTTCTTTGGTGACAGCGAAGGTCGAATAGTACGCGGGCTGTTGGCGGTATTACTCACCGCGGTCGAAGGTAAAACGGCCGCCGAGTTACTGGCGCATTCACCAATGGAATTATTTGACGAGCTGGGTTTACGCGCGCAGCTCAGCGCCTCGCGTAGCCAGGGGCTACATGCTCTTAACGAGGCAATTATCGAGGCTGCCCAGAAAGCCGGATGA
- a CDS encoding DUF423 domain-containing protein produces the protein MTSRFMLIFAAVSGFIFVALGAFGAHVLSKTLGVVEMGWIQTGLEYQAFHTLAIFGLAVAMQRRISIWFYWSSVFLALGTVLFSGSLYCLALSHLRLWAFVTPVGGFSFLVGWALMLVGAIRLKRKGVSHE, from the coding sequence ATGACCAGCCGTTTTATGCTGATTTTTGCCGCCGTAAGTGGCTTTATCTTTGTGGCGTTGGGTGCCTTTGGGGCACATGTTCTGAGTAAAACCCTCGGTGTCGTTGAGATGGGGTGGATCCAGACTGGCCTTGAGTATCAAGCGTTCCATACGTTGGCTATCTTTGGCCTGGCCGTCGCCATGCAGCGACGCATTAGCATTTGGTTTTACTGGAGTAGCGTGTTTCTGGCATTAGGAACGGTGCTGTTTAGCGGCAGCCTGTATTGCCTTGCGCTCTCTCATTTACGCCTGTGGGCGTTTGTTACCCCCGTCGGCGGTTTCAGCTTCCTTGTGGGCTGGGCGCTGATGTTAGTGGGTGCTATTAGATTGAAACGTAAGGGCGTTAGCCATGAATAA
- the fucR gene encoding L-fucose operon activator encodes MKAARQQAIVDLLTHHKSLTTEALSLQLNVSKETIRRDLSELQTQGKVLRNHGRAKAIHRENQDSGDPFHIRLKSHYAHKANIAREALAWIEEGMVIALDASSTCWYLARQLPDINIHVFTNSQPICQELAKREHIQLISSGGRLERKYGCYVNPSLISQLKSLDIDLFIFSCEGINSDGALWDSNATNADFKSILLKRASQSLLLIDKSKFNRSGEARIGHLDDVTHIVSDTQLIESIQAE; translated from the coding sequence ATGAAAGCGGCGCGCCAGCAGGCAATCGTAGATCTGCTTACCCACCACAAAAGCCTGACAACTGAAGCCCTGTCTTTGCAGCTAAACGTTAGCAAAGAGACCATCCGCCGCGATCTCAGTGAATTACAAACCCAGGGCAAGGTGCTACGCAATCACGGGCGGGCCAAGGCTATTCATCGGGAAAATCAGGACAGTGGCGACCCGTTCCATATACGACTAAAAAGCCACTATGCCCACAAAGCAAATATTGCCCGCGAAGCGCTGGCATGGATCGAAGAAGGTATGGTGATAGCTTTAGACGCCAGCTCAACATGCTGGTACCTGGCGCGACAGCTACCGGACATCAACATTCACGTTTTTACCAACAGCCAGCCCATCTGCCAGGAATTGGCTAAACGTGAACACATTCAGCTTATCAGCTCCGGCGGTCGCCTTGAGCGCAAATACGGTTGCTACGTTAATCCCTCGCTTATCTCGCAGCTTAAATCCCTCGATATTGACCTGTTTATTTTTTCCTGCGAAGGGATCAATAGCGACGGCGCGCTCTGGGACTCAAATGCAACCAACGCAGACTTCAAATCCATTCTGCTTAAGCGCGCATCGCAATCTTTATTGTTGATCGATAAAAGTAAATTTAATCGTTCGGGAGAGGCCAGAATTGGGCATCTGGATGATGTGACGCATATTGTTTCAGATACACAGCTGATTGAATCAATCCAGGCCGAATAG